AATGGCTAGTGGTCCCTGTGGGGAACAATTCAAATCGGCCTTTTCCTGTTTCCACTATAGCACAGAAGAAATAAAGGGATCGGACTGTGTGGACCAGTTCCGGGCTATGCAGGAGTGCATGCAGAAGTATCCAGACCTTTACCCCCAAGAAGAtgatgaagagagagaaaatcagagCAAAGATTTGGAAACTACTCCTACAGAGGCTGCGGTAGCCAAAGAGGAGAAGGGATCTAGCTAATGAAGATGCGTGGAGGCTCTTGTCTCCACTCCTTAAAATCAGACACATGGACGTTTTGAAAAGTGTCTGTCTTTTGAGTCTTCAAGAAGTGTTTCACCTTTAATGTTCTATACACTGTATTGTATGAAATAACTTATTACAGGAGCAGAGACCTCAGCCCTGTGGTCTTAAAAGTAAACACTGCAGAAAGAGCAAGTCTATATGTATGTACTGTGTAAACCGTTAGTGGGTACagccactgctttaaaaaaaatttttctcCAGTTCTCAGTTTGCAGATTGGGTTGAATAATGTCTGTAAAAGTATAAAACATACTTTTTTCAACCAAAAAGTTCCATTAGCCAGTGTGTCAGGTCTATATCCATTTCAGTTCATTCTGATCAGTAGTTGTTCCTTTTCAATGTGTTCTGTGCTGTTGATAGGAAAAGCATTTTGTGGAATTTCTTAAAGCTTCTCTGCTGGGGAGTAGCCCTTAAAGTTGGAAAGGAGCTAAGCTTAAAAGTTGCAAACGCCATAATTTCAAATGGCACTAAAAGGTATTGGCTGCATATACTACTGATTCCAGGTAAAGATTTCCTGAAAACTAAAGTTAAAATGTGTGGCTTTTTTAATGTTATGAATTGAATATGGCTCTTGCCTTTTGAAAATGGTGGTGTGTTGAGCAGTTTTTGATAAAAATATCAAGTGAATGGGAAGAATGCTGATCACTGTGTTCCTTTGTTCTGAAAGCCCAGCTTTTGGGGTCCCTCTGTTAGTGCCTGTTCCTTCTGTATAGACATGTTCTTACAATATGCCATTGACAATAAAATTGAAATGTTACCCAGAGTAACGCCCTCAGAGCAGATATTGTGACTTGAGCAGATATTAAAAGAGCAAAATCTTTTTACCTTGCTTAGAAGCCTGTCTCATTGTTTTTACTCACCTCCCAGAAGCCCATAGTGGCTATGAAGCAACAAGAACCTCTTGCCATAATCCATGAATCATGTGAAGTTAAGTATATGTAACATGAAAGATATGATAATTTGCTTTAGACTTGTATATGGACAGTATATTATAAAAATTACATTGGATTACAACTTGCAGGTCAAAGGGATAATACATTTACCACCCTCTCCACTAGCAAAGAGGCGACCATGATAGTCAATGTGATACTGAAGCCTTGGGTAAGATCCCTTTCATAATATGAAAGTATCATGTGTAACTTGCCTTCACGCTCATTAATCGGTTGTTACCAAAATATAGCAAAGTACATTTTACAATAGCACTAATTCGCTCCAGCAGGTGTGATAATGTTTAGATACTTGCCTCCCTTGGGGGGCTGAAAGCCTTTGGCTTCATCACTCAACACTGTTGATATGCCCTATATCAATACTTTGGTTTAGTGTTACTTTcttattaatgacaggtttcagagtagcagccgtgttagtctttattcgcaaaaagaaaaggagtatttgtggcaccttagagactaacaaatttatttgagcataagctttcgtgagcatccgatgaagtgagctgtagctcacaaaagcttatgctcaaataaatttattagtctctaaggtgccacaaatactccttttcttattaagtTATTTCAGTGTAAATGGACCTATTTATTCTCTTCTGCTAGCCTCTAAAGCACTGTCTGCCCTCTTTGAATTTCAGTAGTAGTTGAATCTTCATTCAGGATTAGGTAGTTGCTAATAACTCAGTCCTGGGGGGCTGGATAGCAAGTACTCTGGGCAGACTTTGCATTTAAAAGAAGCAAAGTTTCAGTCTGTGCATGAAACAGTCAGCAAAACAGATGCCAAGTTAACAACCTGAGAAAGTGGGCACAAAAGTGACAGTGATAAACCTTGATGACTAGGCATTTGGGTCATGGAGAAATGAAATTTGAGACAAACAGAAAAATACTGAGCACTGATAACGAATCACGTGTACCTGAACCTTTGTTTTTCAAAAGGAAACCCAGCTTGTGATTTGTTAAAGGAATACCAGAGTGTGAAGGAGTGCTCTGTTCTCAGAATTGCTTGCCTGTTGTGCTTCTGTGGTGTGCTTTTCTTTCCCATGCTGCCTTGTCACCTTGCTGCTTTAGGATTTATTATCTGTAACTGAGTATTTGAAGCATCTGTGTACTGAATACAGAATGCATGAGTTCTAGCCTTGTATTTGTGTTGCATCTCAATCCATACTTCAGTCCCTTGTCAGCCTGTCCCATACTGTCAAAAATCATTATGTATTTGTTCCTAGTTGTACCTTCTGTATGCTGTACAAACAGGAAGGAGCATATAGTCCTTTCTTCAGAGAGCTTACAGTTTTAATTTCCTAACTAAAACAATGTCAAATTTCAGTATACAATTTTACAATTAAGAGTAGATTGGGTAACTTGTCATAAATTAAAACTAAGTTGCCTCCTGCCATTTCTAATGGCATTCTAATGCCATTTCTATTGTTCGTAATTTCTTGTTCCAGACTCTGTGCACTGTCGATCAGTTACCGTGTTCTACCCCAGTGCATCATACTGGATGATGAAAAGATTGTTGTATTTACAGCATATAGCTTAACGTACTTTAGGGTTTCTTTTGGCCTAAATTATCTGTAGTGAgatagtgcc
The sequence above is drawn from the Natator depressus isolate rNatDep1 chromosome 7, rNatDep2.hap1, whole genome shotgun sequence genome and encodes:
- the CHCHD4 gene encoding mitochondrial intermembrane space import and assembly protein 40 is translated as MSYCRQEGKDRIIFVTKEDHETPSSAELVADDPNDPYEDQGLILPNGDINWNCPCLGGMASGPCGEQFKSAFSCFHYSTEEIKGSDCVDQFRAMQECMQKYPDLYPQEDDEERENQSKDLETTPTEAAVAKEEKGSS